From the bacterium genome, the window AGCACTCCCGGTAGCTCTCGCCCAGCTTCGCCTGCAATAGTGGCCGCCAGAGTCGCTCGAAGGTGCGGCGTCCAGACCAGCGGGTCAGGTAGTCGGCTACGGGAATCGTTTTGAGGCGCTTCCAGTCGCGAACCTGCGATCCGCCCACGATGGTGCATCCGAGTCTGATCTTGTCGATCCAGTTCAATCCCGGCAGGTGCAAGTAGTCGATTGCATTCGAGAGCGACGAGACCCGTTCGTCAGCGTAGTAGCCCGTGCGCGTCTCCACCCAGACCGTTTCCGAAGCGAGTTCGAGTTCGTGCAGGATCTGTCGCGTGAAGGCGTCGGAGAGCAGGGTGACGTGGTAGTGCTTGTCCCAGACGATGCCGTCCAGAGACCAGGTTCCCGCGAGCCCACCGGTCTGCCCTTCGGCTTCGAAGACCGTGACTCGGTGGCCTGCAAGCGAAAGCCGATGAGCGAGCACCAGGCCGAGTAGGCCTCCGCCTACGATCGCCCAGTTGCGCGCTTCGCTTCGGGGTGCGGTCATCGCCCGCTTCGCTCCTTCCCGCTAGCTCGGCGGAGTGAGTTCAAGCACGCGACCGGCTTCGACCGCGTAGTGCAACCCACATGTGCACTCGAGATCCTTGCGCTCGGGCAAGGTGTCTTCGAAGCGCAAAACTGGCTGTCCGCAACGGCAGACAATCCCGCGCGTTCTTGCAGGGTGCCCCATGACCAGATGGAAATCTGGTACGCTACGGGTCACGACGGATCCCATGCCGACCATCGCGAAACGTCCGATCTCCAAATCGCACCCGATCACACAACGAGCACCAATCGTCGCACCCGCAGCGACTCGAGTCGCAAGCGTCTGTTCATCGGGTTCCGAGGAAGCGAGCGTCTTCAGATCGGGTGTGGTGGCTCGGGGAAAGCGATCATTTGTGAAAACGCTACCGGCGCTGATCATCACGCCGTCTTCGATCGTCACGCCCGTGCAGATGTAGACGGAGGCGTTGATCTTGACACGATCCCCTATGCTCACGCCGTAGGCGATGTAGGTCTTTTCGCCGACGATGCACTCGCGGCCGATGCGAGTCGGGCCGCGGACGTGTACGTGGTCCCAGATGCTGGTTTCGTCACCGATTTCCACACCGGATTCGATTTCCGCCGTGGGGTGAATGCGCGCAGCCATCAGCTCATCTGGCGCACGGAGACCCAGTGATCCTCGCGCATGGAGCGGTACGCGGCCTCGACCACGAAGACGGAGGCCAGTGCATCCTCCGGACCGATGCGCAGTTCGCTCTCGCCCTGATGTGCATCTGCCAGGTTCTCGAGTTGCGCTCGGAAGGCGTCTACTTTTCGATAGCCTGAACCGAACTCGAGGGCCTCGCCATCGTCTGCTGTGCGCAGGATCGAACCCTGCCAGCCGATGTGGATTGATCCCTTGGATCCGTAGATCTCGATGAAGTAGGGCGTGCTCTTGCTCAGGCTCCAGGAAAGATCGATGTTGCCGACGACTCCGTCGACGCTGCGCACGAAGAGCCGCACGGTGTCTTCGACATCGAGTCCCTGCGCGCGCTTGCCCTCGAGTGCGTGGACTTCGGCAATCGGGCCCAGGAAGTAGCGCATGATGTCGACCGAGTGCGTGCCGTTGTCGATCAGGACTCCGCC encodes:
- a CDS encoding N-acetyltransferase, whose translation is MAARIHPTAEIESGVEIGDETSIWDHVHVRGPTRIGRECIVGEKTYIAYGVSIGDRVKINASVYICTGVTIEDGVMISAGSVFTNDRFPRATTPDLKTLASSEPDEQTLATRVAAGATIGARCVIGCDLEIGRFAMVGMGSVVTRSVPDFHLVMGHPARTRGIVCRCGQPVLRFEDTLPERKDLECTCGLHYAVEAGRVLELTPPS